Proteins found in one Carcharodon carcharias isolate sCarCar2 chromosome 8, sCarCar2.pri, whole genome shotgun sequence genomic segment:
- the emx3 gene encoding empty spiracles homeobox 3 isoform X1, translating into MFQPATKKCFTIEALVGKDSSSTLGDEPLRPTALRYADSVHASPFGSGFQNAGRTLYGSPELLFPEPVTHAASPALSMHPGNPHHLPAQSFFAPQQREALSFYPWVLRNRYLGHRFQGSEGGAEGLLLHGPFTRKPKRIRTAFSPSQLLRLERAFEKNHYVVGAERKQLANSLCLTETQVKVWFQNRRTKYKRQKLEEESPDTQQKRKGTQHVNRWRMATRQTSPEDIDVISED; encoded by the exons ATGTTCCAGCCTGCGACCAAGAAATGCTTCACCATCGAGGCTCTGGTAGGCAAAGACAGCTCCTCCACACTTGGGGATGAGCCCCTTCGACCCACAGCTCTGAGATACGCCGATTCGGTGCACGCTTCTCCCTTTGGGAGCGGCTTTCAGAACGCCGGCAGGACTCTCTACGGCAGCCCCGAGCTCCTGTTCCCGGAGCCGGTGACACACGCGGCCAGCCCCGCTCTCTCTATGCACCCGGGGAACCCGCACCATCTCCCCGCACAGTCTTTCTTTGCACCGCAGCAGAGAGAAGCGCTGAGTTTTTACCCATGGGTATTAAGGAACAGATACCTGGGTCACAGGTTTCAAG gtagtgaggggggagccGAGGGTTTGCTCCTTCACGGCCCTTTCACCAGAAAACCTAAACGGATTCGAACAGCCTTCTCCCCGTCCCAGCTCCTGAGGTTAGAGCGAGCCTTCGAGAAAAATCATTATGTGGTGGGAGCCGAGAGAAAACAATTAGCAAACAGCTTGTGTCTGACAGAAACCCAG GTAAAAGTATGGTTTCAGAACAGAAGGACCAAATACAAGCGACAGAAACTGGAGGAGGAGAGTCCTGACACACAGCAAAAACGGAAAGGGACACAGCACGTTAACAGGTGGAGAATGGCCACCAGACAGACCAGTCCAGAGGACATTGATGTCATTTCAGAAGATTAG